The Iamia sp. SCSIO 61187 genomic sequence CCGGCGCCGTAGCCGGCGGCTCCGGCGTAGCCCGCCGCTCCTGCGGCGCCGGCCGCGGGGAGGACCTGGGTGGCGTCGAGCGTCTGCTCCGGGGGCAGCTCGCCCGTCCGGTCGGCGGCGCCCGGCGTCGCCGCCGGGTCGCCGTCGGCCGCGTCGGGCCGCCAGGCCTGGGTCGCGTCGGTCCCGGCGGGGTCGGTCTCGCCCGTCGCCCAGGCCCGGGTGGCGTCCTCGGGCGTCGGCTCGAGGCCGGGGTCCGACGACCCGTCGGGCCGCCAGTCGGAGGTGGGATCGTCGGGCATGCGGGCTCCTGGCTTCGGTCGACGGCGCGGGGAGGGCGGTGGGCGCCTACCGGCAGGTGGCGATGCCGCCGTCGACGGGGATCACGGTGCCGGTGATGTACGAGCTGGCGCGCGAGCTGAGGAAGATCGCGGTGCCGGCCATGTCGTCGGGCTGGCCGATGCGGCGCATCGGCGCCGACGCCGCGATCTGGTCCCCGGCGGCGGCGAGGGTGGCCGCCATCATCTTCGACTCGAACGGGCCCGGGGCGATGGCGTTCACGGTGATGCGGGGGGCCAGCTTGGCCGCCAGGTGGCGGGTGAGCTGGTGCACGGCGGCCTTGCTGGCCGAGTACGAGTAGGTCTCGAGGACCGGGACGTGGATGCCGTCGATCGAGCCGATGTTGATGACCCGCGACGGGTCGCCCTCGGAGCTGGCCGCCTCGAGCAGGGGGAGGGCGAACTTGGTCGTGTGGAACACGCCCTTGACGTTGAGGTCGAGGGTCCGGTCCCATGCGGCGTCGTCGAACTCGGCGAGCGGGGCGCCCCACGTGGCGCCGGCGTTGTTCACCAGGATGTCGAGGGTGTCGGTCCCGGTGGCGACCTCGTCGATCAGGCGGCGGCACTCGTCCTCGGTCGAGAGGTCGGCGGGGACGGCCCGGCACTCGCCTATCTCGGAGAGCTCGGCCGCCACCTCCTCGCACACCGAGGCCTTGCGGCTGGAGATGACGACGGACGCCCCCGCCTCGACGAAGCCCCGGGCGATCATGAGCCCGATGCCGCGGCTGCCGCCGGTGACGAGGGCGGTCTTGCCCTCGATGCTGAACAGGTCGGTGGAGGAAGGCACGGCCGACGACCGTAACCCAGCGCCCGCGCCCGGCCGACGCCGCCTGCCGCGCCCGTCGGCCGGGACCCGGCGGTGCACGGGCGACATCTCCGTTCCTCCGACAGGTGGCCCGGGTCGTGCTGGCTGGGTGTCGCAGGGGTGCGGTTCGTCGCCGGTCGGCGGACGTGCGTCGGGGTGCTCAGGCCTCGGTGGGGGGGCGCCAGGACAGCCACTCGACGAGGCGGGGCGACCCGGCGGCGTAGATGGCGAGGAGGTCGATGACCTCCTCGAGGTCCGGGTACCGGCCCTCGATGTGGCCCTCGCCCAGGGTCGTGACCATGGCGTCCATGCAGTCGGCGACCATCTCGTAGCGCCGGCGCAGCCCGGGGTCGTGCTGGCCGGCCAGGTCCATGAGGTCGTCGGCCAGCTCGGCCCGGTTGGCGGCGGCCATGGCCCGGGCGTGGGCGCCCAGCGCCGTCGACGGGGGCTCGTGGCGGGCCTGGCGCCCGAGCCGGAAGATCTCCGGGTAGGACCGGATGAGCTCGAGCGGCGCCCGGATGGTGTCGCGCAGGTGGACCCGGTCGCGGTGCTCGCCGAACTGGGCCCGCGCCGCCCGGGTGGTCCGGCGGCTGGCGATGGCGCTGCGCTCGCCGAGGGCCTGGAGGAGCTCGTCGCGGCTGGCGAAGTGGGTGTAGTAGCTCGACTGGGCGATGCCGACCCGGCGGCAGACGTTGACCGTGGTCAGGGCGGCCACGCCCTCGGTGGCCACGATCTCGATGGCGGCCCGGATCAGCCGCTCGCGGGTGCCGTCGGCGCCGGGGTCCTCGTCTGGCTCCGGGCCGGGGCCCCGGGCGGCGATCGGGTCGGCGATCGGGTCGGCGCTGTGGTCAGCCATCTCGTCACCCATGTGGCGGTCTCCCGCGGGTCCCCCGGACATGCCCCTTGCACGCCGTCGATCCGATACTACTATCGGAGACCGTCGTCACACGTGCCCTGCGCCACAGGCACCCGACGACGGACCCGACCCAGGACCGACGACCAGGGGGCCGCCGTGCCGCGACCGCAGACCATGGGCCACCACGCGTGACCGCAGCCACGACGCCGACGGTCGCCGACGGCGACCGTCGGGCCAGCACCCCCGCCGACCGGCTGCGGGCCCTCGCCCCGACGGTCGCCCCGCCGCTCGCCATCATCGCCCTGCAGCTGATCGTCTTCCCGGTGCCGTCGGGGATCTTCGTGCGGGGCATCGTGATCGGCGGCCTCACCGCCCTCGTGTCGCTGGGCATGGCCCTCATCCACCGGTCGAACCGGATCCTGAACTTCGCCCAGGCCGACCTGGGCGGCGTCCCCGCCGTCCTCGTCTTGATGCTCATGACGGCGTGGGGCTGGAGCTACTGGCTCGCCGTTCCCACCGGCCTGGTGGCGGCCCTGCTCGTGGGCGGCATCGTCGAGGCGGTCATCATCCGGCGGTTCCGCCACGCCCCCCGGCTCATCCTCACCGTGGCCACGCTGGGGCTGTCGCAGATCCTCGCCGCCTGCGCCCTCCTCATGCCCCAGCTGTGGACCGACGAACGGGTCCTGGCCCCGCGCATCGAGGCCCCGTTCGCCGTCAGCTTCACCGTCGGGGGCGTGGTCTTCAACGCCAACGACGTGATCGCCATGGTGGTCGTGCCGATCTGCATCGCCCTGCTGGCCTGGTTCCTCCAGCGGACCCAGCTGGGCGTCGCGGTGCGCGCCACGGCCACGAGCTCGCAGCGGGCCTCGCTCCTCGGCATCCCCGTCCACCGGGTCCAGACGCTGGTGTGGGCCGTCGCCGGCCTCCTCGCCTTCGTGGCCACCTTCCTCCGCGCCGGGATCCTCGGCCTGCCCGTCGGGTCCGCCCTCAGCTTCGGCATCCTCCTGCGGGCCCTGGCCGCCCTCCTGATCGGGCGGATGACCAACCTCACCCTGATCGCCAGCAGCGCCGTGGCCCTCGGCGTCCTCGAGCTGGGCGTGCAGTGGAACGCCTCCAGCCCGCTGCTCATCGACCCCATCCTCGCCGCCGTCATCGGCATCGCCCTCGTGGTGCAGCGGCGCAAGAGCGGCCGGGTCGGCGACGAGGACGCCTCGGGGTGGCAGGCGGCCGACGAGGTCCGACCCGTGCCCGCCGTCCTGCGCCGCGAGACCGAGGTGCGGCTCGTCCGGTGGGTCGGCGGCACGGTCCTCCTCGCCGCCGCCCTCGTCCTGCCGCACCTCCTGTCCACCGACCGCTCGCTCAAGGCGTCGGCCGTGATCATCTACGGCATCCTCGCCCTGTCCCTGGTGGTGCTGAGCGGGTGGGCCGGGCAGGTGTCGCTCGGCCAGGTCGCCTTCTTCGCCATCGGGGCCGTGGTCGGGGCCAAGGCCACGATCGACCACGACGCCGACCTGCTGGTGAGCCTCATGCTGGCCGCCCTGGCCGGGGGGGTGGCAGCCCTGCTCGTCGGGCTCCCCGCCCTGCGGCGCGGTGGCCTGCACCTGGCCGTGACGACCTTCGCCTTCGCCCTGGCGACCACCTCGTACCTGCTCAACGACCGCTTCTTCGACTGGGTGCCGTCGGACCGGGTCTCGCGCAACCCGCTGCTGGGGCGGCTCGACTGGGACTCGCCGACCGGCGTCTACTACGTGACCCTCGCCGGCTTCGTCCTGGTGGTGCTGGCCCTGCGGGGCGTCCGCCGGTCGCGGGCGGGACGGGTCCTGCTCGCCATCCGGGAGAACGAGAGGGCGGCCGAGGCCTACGGCGTCAGCCCCACCCGGGCCAAGCTGACCGCCTTCGCCCTGTCGGGGGCCATCGCCGCCTTCGCCGGCGGGCTGTTCGTCCACCACCAGCAGTCCTTCGGCAGCGGCCCCTACGACCCGGGCCAGAACTTCGCCGTGTTCACCATGGCCGTCATCGGCGGCATCGGGTCCATCCCCGGGGCGGTGCTCGGCGCCGTCTACCTGCGGGGCACGCAGTGGTTCCTCCCCAACGAGTGGCAGGTGGTCGCCACCGGCGCCGGCGTGCTGCTGGTGCTGCTCGTGCTGCCCACCGGGCTGGGCGGGCTGCTGTTCCAGCTGCGCGACGGCTGGCTGCGCTCGGTCGTGCGCCGCCGGGGGCTGCACGTGCCCAGCCTGGTGGGCGACGACCGGATCGAGGTGTCGGCCCCGCCGCCACCCATCGCCGGCCCGGTGGAGCCCGACGACGAGGTCAGCCTGGCCAAGCCGGGCGACGACGACCACGAACCGCCCGCCCCGGCGACGGAGATCCCGGCCGAGGTGAAGGCCTGATGGCGGCCACGACGACCGACCCGGCCGCCGGCGTGCCCGAGCGGGGCGGCGGCCTGCGGGGCTGGGCCGCCCGGATCACCGGGGGCGGGCCCGTGCTGCCGCTCGTGGTGCTCTTCGGGCTCAACGCCGTCGACGAGCTCGACCGCACCGCGTTCGGGATCCTGCTGCCCGAGATCCGCGACGAGTTCGGGCTCGGCACCCAGGGGATCCTCACCCTCATCGCCGTCGTCACCCTGCTGGCGCTGGTCCTGCAGGTCCCCATCGCGGCCGCCGCCGACCGCTACCCGCGGGTCCCCCTCGCCGCCGCCGGCGGTGCCCTCTGGGGCGTGTTCTCGCTCCTCACCGGCCTGGCGACCGGGGTGGTGTTCCTGTTCGTCGTGCGGATCTTCTCCGGCATCGGCCGGGCCACCGTCGACCCCACGCACAACTCGCTCCTCGCCGACTACTACGCCCCCGAGGCCCGGGCCCGGGTGTTCTCGACCCACCGGGCCGCCAACGCCGTCGGAGCCTGCATCGGGCCGCTCAGCGCCGGCCTGCTCGCCTCCGCCTTCGGGTGGCGGGCGCCGTTCCTCGTCTTCGTCGTCCCGACCGCCATCTTCGTCGGCCTGGCCCTCTGGCTGAAGGAGCCCGTGCGCGGCGGCCACGAGCGGCGGGCCATGGGCGCCACCGAGGAGGTCATCGCCACCGAGGAGGTCTCGCCGTCGTTCGGCGAGGGCTGGCGGATGGTCTGGAAGATCGAGACCCTGCGGCGCATCTGGTACAGCCTCCCGTTCCTCGGCGCCTCGCTGATCGGGTTCGTCTCGCTGGCATCGCTCATGTACGAGGAGCAGTTCGACCTCGACGAGAAGGCCCGCGGCTTCGTGGCCGCCGGCGTCGAGCCGGCCCAGCTGCTGGGGGTGATCCTCGGTGCCCGCGTCGCCACCCGGCTGATGGCGAAGGACACCAGCCTGGTGATGCGGTTCCTCTCGCTGGTGGCCTTCGTGGTGTCCGGTGCCCTCCTGGCCTTCGCCCTGGCCCCCAGCCTCGCCGTGGCGATCATCGCCAACCTCGTCATCGCCGGCAGCCTGGCCGTGCTCGGCCCGGGCATCCTCGCCTCGCTCTCGCTGGCCATCCCGCCCCGGGCCCGATCGATCGGGTTCTCCGTCGGCGCCCTCTGGGTCGTCCCCGGGCTGCTGTTCCTGCCGATCCTGGGCGCCGTCGCCGACCGGTGGGGCATCCGGTGGGGGATGGTCCTCATGGTGCCGATCTTCTTGGTCGGCGGGCTCATCATCGCCACGGCCGGCGCCAGCGTGAACCGTGACATCGCCCAGGTGTGGAAGGCGTCGGCGGCCCGCGCCGAGGCCGCCCACGAGCGGGCCGCGGGCCGGTCGAAGCTGCTGCTCGTGCGGGACCTCGAGGTCGGCTACGGCGACGTGCAGGTCCTGTTCGGCGTCGACGTCGAGATCGGCGAGGGGGAGATCGTCGCCCTGCTGGGGACCAACGGCGCCGGCAAGTCCACGCTGCTGAAGGCCATCTCCGGCATCGTCGAGGCCGACGGAGGCGCCGTCATCTTCGACGGCCGGGACATCACCCACGCCCCGCCCCACGAGATCGCCTCCCTCGGGGTGGCCCAGATGCCCGGGGGCGCCGGCGTCTTCGGCGACCTGACCGTCCGCGAGAACCTCCAGATGGGGTCGTGGGGCCACCGGTCCGACCGCGCCGCGACCAAGGCCGGCGTCGACGAGGTCCTCGGCTTCTTCCCGGTCCTGGGCCAGCGGCTCGACGATCCGGCCTCGGACCTGTCCGGCGGCCAGCAGCAGATGCTGGCGCTGGGGATGGCGTTCCTGTCCCAGCCCCGCCTGCTCATGATCGACGAGCTGTCGCTGGGCCTGGCACCGGTCATCGTCGAGCAGCTGCTGCCCATCGTCGAGGGCATCGCCGCCTCGGGCACGACGGTCGTGATCGTCGAGCAGTCGGTGAACGTCGCCCTCACCGTCGCCGAGACCGCCTTCTTCATGGAGAAGGGCCAGATCCGGTTCCACGGGCCCACCGCCGAGCTCCTCGAGCGACCCGACGTGCTGCGCTCGGTGTTCCTCGAGGGCGCCGGCGCGGCCACGCAGGCCCGCGACGGCGACGGGACGGCGCCGCGACCGGCGGGGGCGGCGGTCGCCATCGAGAAGATCGCCGAGCGCACCGAGGAGGAGGTCACCCACGTGGCCGCCGCCGGCGTCGAGGGCCACTCCGCCGACGAGCACGTCGCGGCCACCGCGGGGGCGGCCGAGGTCGCCCTGGCCACCCACGACCTGTCGGTCCGCTTCGGTGGCATCAAGGCCGTCGACGGCGTCACCCTCGAGGTCGCTCCCGGCGAGGTCGTGGGCATCATCGGCCCCAACGGCGCCGGCAAGACCACCCTGTTCGACCTCATCAGCGGGTTCACCCCCTCCGACGGCGGCCGGGTCGAGGTCCGCGGGCGCGACGTCACCCGGCTCTCGGCCAGCGCCCGGGCCCGGGCCGGGCTGGGCCGCTCGTTCCAGGACGCCCGCCTGTTCCCGGCCCTCACCGTGGAGGAGGCGATCGCCGTCGCCCTCGAGCGGTGGGTCGAGGTGCGCGACCCCCTGAGCGCCGCCCTCCACCTGCCGGCGTCGTTCGACTCCGAGGAGGCGGTCCGGACCCGGGTGGACGCCCTGATCGAGCTCCTCGGGCTCGAGGCGTTCCGGTCGAAGTTCGTGCGCGAGCTCTCCACCGGTTCCCGCCGCGTCGTCGACCTGGCGTGCGTCGTCGCCCACCGTCCCACCGTCGTGCTCCTCGACGAGCCCTCCAGCGGCATCGCCCAGCGCGAGACCGAGGCCCTCGCCCCGCTGCTGCGGCGCATCGCCGACGAGGTTGGGGCCGGCGTCGTCGTCATCGAGCACGACATGCCGCTGATCACCGCCGTGTCGGATCGCCTGGTGGCCATGGACCAGGGCTCCGTCATCGCCGTCGGCGCCCCCGACGAGGTGCTCCACGACCCCGCGGTCGTGGCGTCGTACCTCGGCACCACCGCCAGCGTCATCGCCCGCTCCGGGGACCTGGTCGCACCGTGAGCGAGCGCAGCGAACGAACCGACGAGACGACCGGGCCCCGCCCCACCCCTCTCCAGCCCCCGACCACCGTTCCCCGATCCAGGAGGACCACCGATGTTGCCCAGCAGTGACGGACCCGAGGCCGACCGGAGCAAGCTGCTCCGGCGATGGGGGCCCCTGGCCGCCCTCGCCGTGGTGGCGGTGATCGTCCTCGCCGTGCTCGTGGTGGGCGGCGGCTCCGACGACGACGAGGAGGCGGCGGGCGACGACACGCCCGCCAGCGAGGCCGAGGCGCCCACCGGCGCCGTGTCGTGGAGCCAGGCCGAGGAGGAGGGCACCACCGACGAGCTGACGTGGCCCGAGACCTGCGACCAGGAGACGGGGCGGGTCGCCATCCCGTACCTCCTCGCGTCGGAGTGCTACGCCGACGTCGAGGGCGACAACGGCGGCGAGACCTCGCCCGGCGTCACCGCCGACTCCATCAAGGTCGTCGCCTACGTGTCCCCCGAGAGCGACCCGGTGATCGAGTACGTCACCCAGGCCATCGCCAACGACGACACCGTCGAGCAGGTCAGCGAGACCGTCCAGGGCTACATCGACATCTTCAACGCGACGTACCAGACCTACGGGCGCCAGGTGGACCTCGAGATCCTCGTGGGCACCGGCTCGGCCAACGACGAGGTCGCGGCCCGGGCCGACGCGGTGACCGCGGCCGAGGACATGGGCGCCTTCGCCGTGCTCGGCGGGCCCACGCTCACCAGCGCCTTCGCCGACGAGCTGGCGGCCCGGGAGGTCGTCTGCATCGGGTGCACCGGGGGTGACCCCGAGTTCTTCGACGAGCGCTCGCCCTACCTGTACTCGACGGGTCCGAACTCCGACCAGGTCCTCATCCACCTGGTCGAGTACATGACCAAGAAGCTGGCCGGGAAGCCGGCCGAGTTCGCCGGGGACGAGGCCCTCACCGACCAGGAGCGGTCGTTCGGCTACCTGTGGATCGAGTCCAACGACACCTCGGCCGCCCAGGCCGAGCGGTTCGAGGACCTGCTCGGCGAGGAGGGCATCGAGCTGACCGAGAGCGTCTCCTACACGCTCGACCCGGCCCGCCTGCAGGAGCAGGCCACCAGCGTCATCACCCGGCTCAAGCAGGCGGGGGTGACCACCGTCGTCTTCTCCGGCGACCCCGTCGCCCCGGGACCGTTCACCACCGAGGCCACCGCCCAGGACTTCCACCCCGAGTGGGTCCTCGGCCCCCAGGTCCTGGTCGACACGGTGGCCTTCTCCCGCACCTACGACCAGGAGCAGTGGGCCCACGCCTTCGGGCCCAGCCCGCTGACGGTCAAGCCGGACCAGGCCCAACGGTCGCCGTTCGTGCTCTACGAGTGGTTCCACGGCGAGCTGCCGCCCGCCGCCGACACCAGCGCCGTCATCGTGCCCAACCCGTCGCTGTTCTTCTCCGCCGTGTCCGCCGCCGGTCCCGAGCTGACGCCCGAGACGCTGCAGGCCGGCCTCTTCGCCCGGCCGCCGACGCCGTCGTACGAGTCCGAGCCGTCGCTCTCGTTCGGCGACCACGGCTTCTGGCCCTACCCGGACTACAACGGCGTCGACGACGTCACCGAGATCTGGTGGGACCCGGAGGCGACCGGCGAGGACGAGATCGGCCGCGAGGGGACGGGGATGTGGCGCTACGTCAACGGCGGCCAGCGCTACCTGCCGGGGGAGTGGACCGAGGACCTGACGCTCTTCGACGAGGAGGGCACCGAGACGATCCTCGACGCCCCGCCCGAGGGTGAGGTCCCGCCCGAGTACCCGTCCCCCTGAGGGTCACGCGGGCGTGGAGGGGCGGGAGGTCCGGCCGGCGGAAGCCGGGCCTCCCCCCGTCCGGCGTCCCGCCGGGGTGTCGTGGGGCGCTGGTACCTTCCGAGCCATGAGCGTGACGTCGGCGGTCGGGGCCTGACATGGGCATCACCGACGAGACGGTGGCCGAGGTGCGGGCCAAGGCGGACATCGTCCACGTCGCCCAGAACTTCATGCAGCTCAAGAAGGTCGGGCGCCGCTACAGCGGCCTGTGCCCCTTCCACGGCGAGAAGACCCCCAGCTTCTCCGTCAACGCCGAGGACGGGCTGTACTACTGCTTCGGCTGCCAGGCCAAGGGGGACACGATCACGCTGGTGCGCGAGCTCCAGCACCTCGACTTCGCCGAGGCCATCGAGTGGCTGGCGGCCCAGAGCGGCGTGCAGGTCCGCTACACCGAGAAGGGCCAGGGCGAGCAGCGCCAGCGCAAGACCCGCCTGACCGAGGCCGTCGAGCGGGCGGTCGACTGGTACCACGACCGCCTGCTGACCGGGCGGGACGCCGGCCCGGCCCGGGCCTACCTGCGCCACCGCGGCTTCGACGGCGACACCGTCCGGCGCTACCGGCTGGGGTGGGCGCCCGACGACTGGGACCAGCTGTGCCGCCACCTCGACCTGCCCGACAAGGTCCTCGTCGACACCGGCCTCGGGTTCATCAACCGGGCCCGCCGCCAGCAGGACTTCTTCCGGGGCCGGGTCCTGTTCCCCATCTTCGACGCCCAGGACCGCGCCATCGGCTTCGGCGGCCGGATCATGCCGGGACAGGAGGGGCCCAAGTACCGCAACACCGGGCAGACCCCGCTCTACGACAAGAGCAAGGTCCTCTACGGGCTCAACTGGGCCAAGAGCGACGTGGTGAAGGCCGAGGAGGTCATCGTCTGCGAGGGCTACACCGACGTCATCGGCTTCGCCGACGTCGGCGTCCCGCGGGCGGTCGCCACCTGCGGCACGTCGCTCACCGAGGACCACGTCCGCCAGCTGCGCCGCTTCGCCCGGCGGCTGGTGCTGGCCTTCGACCCCGACGCCGCCGGGGCGGCCGCCGCCGAACGGGTGTACGCTTGGGAGCAGGCCCACGAGCTGGAGGTGGTGGTGGCTGACCTGCCCCCGGGCCTGGATCCCGGCGATCTCGCACGCTCCGACCCGGACCGCCTCCGCGCCGCCGTCGAGAACCCCACCCCGTTCCTCGGGTTCCGCGTCGAGCGGGCCCTCGCCGGCGGTCGGCTCGACACCCCCGAGGGGCGGGCCCGGACGGCCGAGGCCGCCCTCGACGTGATCGGCGAGCACCCCAGCGACTTCGTCCGCGACCAGTACGTGATGGAGGTGGCCGACCGCTGCCGCATCGACGTCGAGCGGCTGCGGGCCTCGCTCCGCCCCGGGGGACGGCCGAGCGTCCGGGTGGCCGAGGCCCCGCGCCGGGCGGCGCACTCGGAGGACCCGGAGGTGTCGGCGCTGCGGCTCGCTGTGGACGCCGACCACCGGTCCGAGATGCTGCCGCTCCTGCACGAGGTCCTCTTCGCCGACGATCGCCACGCCGTGGCCTTCCGGGCCCTGCGCGACGCCGAGGGCGACCTGCACCGGGCCATCGACGACGCCGACCCCGACACCGCCGAGCTGCTGGCGCGCCTCGCCGCCGAGGACGATCCGGGCGACCCCTCCGACGTGCGCCGGATCCTGCTCCGCGCCCAGGGCCAGCGGGAGGTCGCCCTGCTGCGCCGGCAGCTGCGGGGTGCGTCCGACCAGACCGCGGCCGAGCTCAACCCGATCCTGGCCTGGCTGCTGACCCGCCTCCAGGCCGTCGCCCCCGATGCGCGAACCGGGAGAGATGTCGAGGACCAGTTGCTAGCGTGGCTCGCCGAGAGGGCCGAGGAGAGGTCATGACCGGAGCCACGGGGGCCGTGCCCCCTGATGTCGCTCCCGATGTGGAGCCAGAGGCACCGGACGAGGCCGCCCCGGCACCGATCGCAGCCGCCCCCGACCTGATGGCCCCCGAGGCGGTCGCCTCCCGACCCGCCCTCGACGCCCGGGTCATCGATGCCCGGCCCCGGCCGAACGTGCACCCCGGAACCGGGAAGCGCCCGGCGGTGCGGGCGCCGACCACCGACCGGGGGAGCGGGTCGGCCGACTCGGTGCGCATCTACCTGCGCGAGATCGGCCGGGTGCCGCTGCTCACCGGGCCCCAGGAGGTCGACCTGGCCCAGCGCATCGAGCGCGGCGCCGAGGCCGCCCTCCGGCTCGCCGACCTGGCCGCGGCCGACGGCCTCGACGCCCTCGGGTTCGCCGAGCGCCGCCGTCTCGAGCGCCAGTGCCGCGACGGCGAGGAGGCCAAGTCCCAGCTGATCCAGGCCAACCTGCGCCTCGTCGTCTCGGTGGCCAAGCGGTACGTGGGCCGGGGCATGCAGCTCCTCGACCTCATCCAGGAGGGCAACCTCGGGCTGATGCGGGCGGTCGAGAAGTTCGACTGGACCAAGGGCTTCAAGTTCTCGACCTACGCCACCTGGTGGATCCGCCAGGCCATCACCCGGGCCATCGCGGACCAGTCCCGCACCATCCGCATCCCGGTGCACATGGTCGAGTCGATCAACAAGGTGCACCGCATCCAGCGCCAGATGCTCCAGGAGCTCGAGCGCGACCCCACCGTCGAAGAGCTGGCGGCCAAGGTCGACATGTCGCCGTCGCGGGTGCGCGAGATCCTCCGCATCGCCCAGGACCCGCTGTCGCTCGACTCGCCCGTGGGCGAGGCCGACGACTCGAACCTGTCGGACTTCATCGAGGACCTCCAGGCCGAGGCCCCGGCCGACGCCGCCGCCCGCACGATGCTCGTCGATGCCGTGGTCGAGGCCATGAGCGAGCTCAACGAGCGCGAGCAGCAGGTGGTGCGGCTCCGCTTCGGTCTCGAGGACGGGCAGTCCCGGACGCTCGAGGAGGTGGGCAAGGAGTTCGGTGTGACCCGCGAGCGGATCCGCCAGATCGAGTCCAAGACGCTCGCCAAGCTCCGCCACCCGCACCGCAGCCAGAAGCTGCGGGACTACCTCGAGGCCGACTGAGCCCAGGCCGGCCGGGTCGGGCGGCG encodes the following:
- the rpoD gene encoding RNA polymerase sigma factor RpoD, whose amino-acid sequence is MTGATGAVPPDVAPDVEPEAPDEAAPAPIAAAPDLMAPEAVASRPALDARVIDARPRPNVHPGTGKRPAVRAPTTDRGSGSADSVRIYLREIGRVPLLTGPQEVDLAQRIERGAEAALRLADLAAADGLDALGFAERRRLERQCRDGEEAKSQLIQANLRLVVSVAKRYVGRGMQLLDLIQEGNLGLMRAVEKFDWTKGFKFSTYATWWIRQAITRAIADQSRTIRIPVHMVESINKVHRIQRQMLQELERDPTVEELAAKVDMSPSRVREILRIAQDPLSLDSPVGEADDSNLSDFIEDLQAEAPADAAARTMLVDAVVEAMSELNEREQQVVRLRFGLEDGQSRTLEEVGKEFGVTRERIRQIESKTLAKLRHPHRSQKLRDYLEAD